A window of Chitinophagales bacterium contains these coding sequences:
- a CDS encoding metallophosphoesterase, giving the protein MKIQYCSDLHLEFPANKRFLESHPLERAGEVLILAGDIIPLGTIEKHKTFLDRLADSFEMVYWVPGNHEYYGFDAASLANPLLEKVRSNIWLVNNKVVEYKEVNIICTTLWSKISIANEWEIQRSISDFHAIRWGNKRFTPREFNELHQLSLKFLNSELTNKMGQKNIVVTHHVPTLLNYPEKYRFDLLNEAFAVELYDTILGSEVDTWIYGHHHNNIPAFEVGKTKLLTNQLGYVELGEEAGFNAENVIEIIFSKGN; this is encoded by the coding sequence ATGAAAATTCAATACTGTTCAGACCTGCATCTTGAATTTCCGGCGAACAAGCGCTTCCTGGAAAGTCATCCGCTTGAGCGGGCAGGTGAGGTATTGATTTTGGCGGGGGATATAATCCCATTGGGTACGATAGAGAAACATAAGACGTTTTTAGATCGGCTGGCCGATAGCTTTGAAATGGTTTATTGGGTGCCGGGAAATCATGAATACTACGGATTTGATGCCGCTTCCCTGGCCAATCCCTTATTGGAGAAAGTTCGTTCCAATATTTGGTTGGTGAATAATAAAGTGGTTGAGTACAAGGAGGTAAATATCATTTGTACAACCCTTTGGAGTAAAATTAGTATAGCCAATGAATGGGAAATACAACGAAGCATTTCAGATTTTCATGCCATACGCTGGGGAAATAAACGATTCACCCCCCGGGAGTTTAATGAACTTCATCAACTTTCATTGAAGTTTTTGAATTCTGAATTGACTAACAAAATGGGGCAGAAAAACATCGTGGTTACCCATCATGTTCCCACTTTGCTAAATTATCCGGAAAAATATCGCTTTGATTTACTAAACGAGGCTTTTGCAGTTGAGCTTTACGATACTATTTTGGGAAGTGAGGTTGATACTTGGATTTACGGGCACCATCATAATAATATCCCGGCTTTTGAAGTAGGGAAGACAAAATTGTTGACAAACCAATTGGGATATGTGGAGCTCGGAGAAGAGGCTGGGTTTAATGCGGAAAATGTAATTGAAATTATTTTTAGTAAAGGGAATTAG